ACGGCGACCAGGCTGGCGAGCGCCAGCCCGTCGATGCCCTCCCACCGCCGGCCGGTGGCCGCACTGGAGAGGATGTAGCCGGACCACGCCGCCCCGGCGAGGACGGCGTACAGGATGCCGAGGGGGTCGAGGTGCCCGCGCTCGAAGCCCAGCAGCAGCACCCCGAGTCCGGCCAGGACCACCCAGCCCAGATCGCGGGGACGCCGGAAGCCGACCGCCGCGAGGACCAGCGGGCCGATGAACTCGATGGTGACCGCGACGCCGATCGGGATCCGCGAGAACGACTGGTAGATGCCCCAGTTCATCGCGCCGAGGCAGGCGCCGTACCGCGCCGCGACCAGCCAGTCCTCGCGGCTGCGACCACGCAGCCGGGGCCGCGCCCACAGCATCAGCACCAGCGAGCTGGTCGCCAGCCGCAGCCACACCACGCCGTTGGGAGCGATGTCGTCGAAGAGCAGCTTCGCGAAGCCGGCACCGAGCTGGACCGAGCCGATCCCGAGCAGGACCAGCCCGATCGCCACCCCGAGGGGCGGGCCGTGGCGGGGTGTGGTCACCCGCAGAAGGTAGGACGTCTCGGTGGAAAGCGACGAACCGCCGGCCCCCCACGGGCCGGCGGTTCGTCGCCCCCTCGGGGCGTGGTGGACTGCCTGGACTGTCTGGACTACCTGGACTACTTGGCGGCGACGATGCCGTCGACGGTGACCTTGCGGCCGTCCTTGCTGACGACCTTGATCTTGAGAGTGCCGGTCTGGACGCTGCCGAGGTCGAGGACCG
The genomic region above belongs to Nocardioides sp. QY071 and contains:
- a CDS encoding EamA family transporter gives rise to the protein MTTPRHGPPLGVAIGLVLLGIGSVQLGAGFAKLLFDDIAPNGVVWLRLATSSLVLMLWARPRLRGRSREDWLVAARYGACLGAMNWGIYQSFSRIPIGVAVTIEFIGPLVLAAVGFRRPRDLGWVVLAGLGVLLLGFERGHLDPLGILYAVLAGAAWSGYILSSAATGRRWEGIDGLALASLVAVALLTPLLLTVDTADLADQRVLLLGAAVGLLSSVVPYSAELAALRTLPAATFGVLMSLEPAAAALAGLAVVGESLAPVQWAAIGCVVVASVGATRATRAEVHPDVTPT